A DNA window from Thiothrix subterranea contains the following coding sequences:
- the apaG gene encoding Co2+/Mg2+ efflux protein ApaG, producing MMDSERYNIQVSVESHFIEKESNPEQSRYVFAYTVTMVNQGSIPAKLLTRHWVISDAEGRTQEVRGDGVVGEQPYLQPGEGFRYTSGTILDTPLGVMQGAYQMVADDGEHFDAVIAPFRLVDPRVLH from the coding sequence ATGATGGATAGCGAGCGTTACAATATTCAAGTGTCGGTGGAGTCTCATTTCATCGAAAAAGAATCGAACCCAGAACAGTCGCGTTACGTGTTTGCTTACACCGTGACGATGGTGAATCAAGGCAGTATTCCTGCGAAATTGTTGACCCGGCACTGGGTGATTTCGGATGCCGAAGGCCGTACTCAAGAAGTGCGCGGTGATGGCGTGGTCGGTGAGCAACCTTACTTGCAACCGGGTGAGGGATTCCGTTACACCAGCGGCACAATTTTGGATACGCCACTGGGCGTGATGCAGGGTGCTTATCAAATGGTAGCCGATGATGGTGAACATTTTGACGCAGTTATTGCCCCGTTTCGTTTAGTGGATCCTCGCGTTTTGCATTAA
- the proB gene encoding glutamate 5-kinase produces MPKTQRWVVKIGSALLTRDGEGLDREALADWAGQMARLHKSGVEIVLVSSGAVAEGMSRMGWKTKPKALFEKQAAAAIGQMSLIHAYEMVFQQHGFHAAQVLLTHDDLANRRRYLNARSTLTTLIDLKVIPVINENDTVAFEEIRLGDNDTLGAMVANLVEADVLVILTDQSGLFDKDPRKFADAQMIVEGRANNPDYVEFAGGAGTLIGSGGMRTKVIAAQRAARSGCATVIASGREPLVLERLRTGELLGTLLLPDAAPIAARKQWIAGQLAAKGTLWLDAGAAEAVLKTGKSLLPVGVTRVEGVFDRGEVVSCVTDDGRLIAKGLVNYSSEEANRIKRQPSKSIEQVLGYVDALELIHRDNLVLL; encoded by the coding sequence ATGCCCAAGACCCAGCGTTGGGTCGTCAAGATTGGCAGCGCCCTGCTTACCCGTGATGGTGAAGGCTTGGATCGCGAAGCACTGGCAGATTGGGCGGGGCAAATGGCTCGTTTACATAAATCTGGCGTGGAAATCGTATTGGTGTCTTCTGGCGCAGTCGCTGAAGGCATGAGCCGCATGGGTTGGAAAACTAAGCCCAAAGCTTTGTTTGAAAAGCAGGCGGCGGCAGCGATTGGGCAAATGAGCTTGATTCATGCCTACGAGATGGTGTTCCAGCAACACGGTTTCCACGCCGCACAAGTGTTGCTCACCCATGATGACCTCGCGAATCGCCGCCGTTACCTCAATGCGCGTAGTACCTTGACCACGTTGATTGACCTCAAGGTGATTCCGGTGATCAATGAGAATGACACGGTGGCGTTTGAGGAAATTCGCCTCGGTGACAACGACACGTTGGGCGCGATGGTCGCGAATCTGGTGGAGGCGGATGTGCTGGTGATTCTCACCGACCAGTCCGGTTTGTTTGACAAAGACCCGCGTAAGTTTGCGGATGCGCAGATGATTGTCGAGGGGCGGGCGAATAACCCCGATTACGTGGAATTTGCGGGCGGGGCGGGCACGCTGATTGGCAGCGGCGGAATGCGTACCAAGGTCATTGCTGCGCAACGGGCAGCACGTTCGGGCTGTGCGACGGTGATTGCTTCTGGGCGTGAACCGCTGGTGTTGGAGCGTTTACGCACAGGTGAGTTGTTAGGCACGTTGTTATTGCCGGATGCTGCACCGATTGCGGCACGCAAACAGTGGATTGCGGGGCAATTGGCAGCAAAAGGCACGTTGTGGCTTGATGCTGGCGCAGCAGAAGCGGTTCTAAAAACGGGAAAAAGCTTGTTGCCCGTGGGGGTGACACGGGTGGAAGGCGTGTTTGACCGGGGTGAGGTGGTGAGTTGTGTCACTGATGACGGGCGCTTGATTGCCAAGGGATTGGTGAATTATTCGAGTGAAGAGGCGAACCGGATTAAACGTCAGCCCAGCAAATCCATTGAGCAAGTACTAGGCTATGTGGATGCACTGGAGCTGATCCACCGTGATAATTTGGTCTTATTATAG
- the cgtA gene encoding Obg family GTPase CgtA, whose protein sequence is MQFVDEVVIRVKAGDGGNGCVSFRREKYIEFGGPNGGDGGDGGDVYLVAERNLNTLIDFRHQRYYEAQRGENGAGNNMTGRRGDDQEISVPVGTVAYDEETGEMIGDLIEPGQRLLVAKGGWHGLGNLRYKSSVNRAPRQSKPGTVGELRVLRMELKLLADVGLLGLPNAGKSTLISAVSSARPKVADYPFTTLYPNLGVVSVGVTQSFVMADIPGLIEGAAEGAGLGIQFLRHLSRTSLLLHVVDVAPMAEENEPVRAVRTIEGELEQYSEELANYPRWLVLNKIDILPPEERATRCQEIVDALGWTGRVFQISAATSAGTQDLCFHIMQYLDEHADHTN, encoded by the coding sequence ATGCAGTTTGTTGATGAAGTAGTAATCCGCGTGAAAGCGGGTGATGGTGGCAATGGTTGCGTGAGCTTCCGCCGTGAAAAGTACATTGAATTCGGTGGTCCCAATGGTGGCGATGGTGGCGACGGTGGCGATGTGTATCTGGTTGCCGAGCGCAACTTAAATACACTGATTGACTTCCGCCACCAACGCTATTACGAAGCGCAGCGCGGTGAAAATGGCGCGGGCAATAATATGACCGGCAGGCGCGGCGATGATCAAGAGATCAGCGTTCCGGTTGGCACAGTCGCTTACGACGAAGAAACGGGCGAGATGATCGGCGATTTGATCGAACCCGGTCAACGCTTGCTGGTGGCAAAAGGCGGTTGGCATGGCTTGGGTAACTTGCGTTACAAAAGCTCGGTGAACCGTGCGCCGCGTCAATCGAAGCCGGGGACGGTGGGCGAATTGCGCGTGTTACGCATGGAGCTGAAGTTACTGGCCGATGTGGGTTTGCTGGGTTTGCCGAATGCGGGCAAATCGACGCTAATCAGCGCGGTGTCGTCGGCACGTCCAAAAGTCGCCGATTACCCGTTCACCACGCTGTACCCGAATTTGGGCGTGGTCAGCGTCGGGGTGACACAAAGTTTCGTGATGGCGGATATTCCCGGCTTGATCGAAGGGGCGGCGGAAGGCGCGGGGCTGGGCATCCAATTCCTGCGGCATTTATCGCGTACCAGTTTATTGCTGCATGTGGTAGACGTCGCACCGATGGCGGAGGAAAATGAGCCAGTGCGGGCGGTGCGTACTATCGAAGGCGAGTTGGAGCAATACAGCGAAGAGCTGGCGAATTACCCGCGTTGGTTGGTGCTGAACAAAATCGACATTTTGCCACCAGAAGAACGTGCCACTCGTTGTCAGGAAATTGTGGATGCACTCGGTTGGACGGGGCGCGTTTTCCAGATTTCCGCCGCGACCAGTGCAGGCACGCAAGACCTGTGTTTCCATATCATGCAGTATTTGGACGAACATGCAGATCACACGAACTGA
- a CDS encoding HNH endonuclease, which translates to MPEVSAALLELCRAVTAKRPKTVIDHILAHGFITTEALKDVYGYNHPPRAVRDVRENGIPLETFRVTGSDGRKIAAYRFGELSGLTVRKLSGRTGLSKRLKEALIAKYGCQCFIYLEVMDERNLQIDHRVPYEVGGDGEEGQELNPDDFMLLSASANRAKSWSCEHCDNWNGSKDKQVCLTCYWAFPENYTHVATRHSRRIDLVWQGDEVAVYEKLKAAASELGKEVSEFVKEVLEREAKLLG; encoded by the coding sequence ATGCCTGAAGTGTCAGCCGCCTTATTGGAATTATGCCGCGCCGTAACAGCCAAACGTCCTAAAACGGTGATTGATCATATTTTGGCGCATGGTTTTATTACGACCGAAGCGTTGAAAGATGTTTACGGCTATAACCATCCGCCCCGCGCTGTGCGGGATGTACGTGAAAATGGTATTCCATTGGAAACGTTTCGGGTAACGGGTTCGGATGGGCGTAAGATTGCGGCTTATCGCTTTGGTGAATTGAGCGGGTTAACGGTCAGAAAGTTATCAGGGCGCACGGGTTTATCCAAACGCCTCAAAGAGGCTCTAATTGCCAAGTACGGTTGCCAGTGTTTCATCTATTTGGAAGTGATGGATGAACGTAATTTGCAGATTGATCATCGCGTTCCCTATGAGGTGGGTGGTGACGGTGAAGAAGGGCAGGAGTTAAACCCTGACGATTTTATGTTGCTGTCTGCCTCCGCGAATCGCGCAAAATCATGGTCGTGTGAGCATTGTGATAATTGGAATGGCAGTAAAGATAAGCAGGTTTGCCTGACCTGTTACTGGGCTTTCCCAGAAAATTATACCCATGTGGCAACGCGCCACAGTCGTCGTATTGACCTTGTTTGGCAAGGGGATGAAGTGGCTGTTTATGAAAAATTGAAAGCAGCCGCTTCTGAGCTTGGTAAAGAAGTCTCTGAATTTGTTAAGGAAGTGCTTGAGCGTGAAGCCAAGTTACTGGGATAG
- a CDS encoding Dam family site-specific DNA-(adenine-N6)-methyltransferase, protein MKSIPHPIQYQGSKRNLAAAILGYFPRDVDRLIEPFAGSAAISIAAGARQLAARYVINDVNKPLVELLRLMVEQPTATADYYEQIWNGQLTQDSPSHYYQMREAFNRSQDPRLFLYLLARCVKGAVRYNADGMFNQSPDKRRKGTRPATMRNNIFGVSALLQGKSAFSALDYHDVLRTATTDDLVYMDPPYQGVCGEHDSRYLSGIDHREFVLALESLNERGIAYFVSYDGRRGDKAFGELLPSYLELSRIELLAGRSSQSTLLGRAEMTYESLYLSPALVQRRALPADLRNHAIPMQPHCVPEANALYA, encoded by the coding sequence ATGAAAAGTATCCCGCACCCCATTCAATATCAAGGCAGTAAGCGTAATTTAGCAGCCGCCATTCTTGGTTATTTCCCCAGGGATGTGGATCGCTTAATTGAGCCATTTGCGGGTTCGGCAGCGATTAGTATTGCGGCGGGAGCGCGTCAACTGGCTGCGCGTTATGTGATTAATGATGTCAACAAACCGTTAGTAGAATTGCTGCGTTTGATGGTAGAGCAACCCACAGCAACGGCTGATTATTACGAGCAGATTTGGAATGGGCAACTCACACAGGATAGTCCGAGCCATTATTATCAGATGCGTGAAGCCTTTAACCGCAGCCAAGATCCCCGTCTTTTCCTGTATTTGTTAGCGCGTTGTGTGAAAGGTGCGGTGCGTTACAATGCTGATGGGATGTTTAATCAAAGCCCTGATAAGCGTCGTAAAGGAACTCGCCCTGCGACTATGCGTAACAATATTTTTGGGGTGTCCGCGTTGTTGCAAGGTAAAAGTGCCTTTTCAGCACTGGATTACCATGATGTGCTGAGAACGGCTACGACCGATGATCTCGTTTACATGGATCCCCCATATCAGGGCGTTTGTGGTGAACACGATTCGCGCTACTTGTCCGGTATTGATCACCGTGAATTTGTATTGGCACTGGAAAGCTTGAATGAACGGGGTATCGCTTACTTCGTCAGTTATGATGGACGCAGGGGTGATAAGGCATTCGGCGAGTTGCTGCCTAGTTATCTGGAGTTGTCGCGTATTGAATTGTTAGCCGGGCGTTCTAGCCAATCGACCTTGCTGGGTCGCGCGGAGATGACGTATGAATCGCTGTATTTATCACCTGCTTTAGTGCAGAGGCGGGCATTGCCTGCTGATTTACGGAATCATGCTATTCCCATGCAGCCACACTGTGTGCCTGAAGCGAATGCGCTCTATGCCTGA
- the rpmA gene encoding 50S ribosomal protein L27 codes for MAHKKAGGSTRNGRDSESKRLGVKRFGGQFVLAGNILVRQRGTRFHAGENVGLGKDHTLFAKADGIVVFKQKGAENRKFVSIQPVEGCSA; via the coding sequence ATGGCACATAAGAAAGCAGGCGGTAGTACCCGCAACGGTCGCGACTCAGAATCGAAACGACTTGGCGTTAAGCGCTTTGGTGGTCAATTCGTTCTGGCTGGTAACATTCTGGTACGCCAGCGTGGTACGCGCTTCCATGCCGGTGAAAATGTAGGTCTTGGTAAAGACCATACTTTATTCGCCAAGGCAGACGGTATCGTGGTTTTCAAGCAAAAAGGCGCTGAAAACCGTAAGTTTGTAAGCATCCAACCTGTTGAAGGTTGCTCTGCTTAA
- the rplU gene encoding 50S ribosomal protein L21, translated as MYAVIVTGGKQYRVAQGDSIFVEKLDVAEGADIDFDNVLMVGEGDTVQIGAPYVAGAKVTANVVAQTRGVKVRIMKFRRRKHHQKCTGHRQYLTQIEITGISAA; from the coding sequence ATGTATGCGGTCATCGTAACCGGCGGTAAACAGTACCGCGTCGCTCAAGGCGACAGCATCTTTGTTGAAAAACTGGATGTAGCAGAAGGCGCAGACATTGATTTCGATAATGTCCTGATGGTCGGGGAAGGTGACACCGTGCAAATCGGCGCACCTTACGTTGCAGGCGCGAAAGTAACTGCAAACGTTGTGGCCCAGACTCGCGGCGTCAAAGTGCGGATCATGAAATTCCGCCGCCGTAAGCACCATCAGAAATGTACTGGTCACCGCCAGTACCTGACACAAATCGAAATCACTGGCATTTCAGCAGCGTAA
- the ispB gene encoding octaprenyl diphosphate synthase, with the protein MDFNTIRQLADADMQAVNALIQRRLHSDVVLINQLSHYIIGSGGKRLRPLLALLVARACGYQGDKHIDIAAIVEFIHTATLLHDDVVDESDMRRGKETANNVWGNQAAVLVGDFLYSRSFEMMVDVGSMRVMEILSTTTNVIAEGEVLQLLNCHDPDTSEIRYMEVIHSKTAKLFEAACQLGAVLTGLSAEHEQAMAKYGMHLGTAFQLVDDVLDYTADAEEMGKNVGDDLAEGKPTLPLIIAIQRSDAATAAILRSAIEQGGLDQIDAIMQAITDTKAIDYTLERAKGETESAIASLQCLPDSDYRQALESLAWFAINRSH; encoded by the coding sequence ATGGATTTCAATACAATTCGCCAACTTGCCGATGCTGACATGCAGGCAGTCAATGCTTTAATCCAGCGTCGTCTGCATTCCGATGTCGTGCTTATCAACCAACTCAGCCATTACATTATCGGCAGCGGGGGGAAACGTTTGCGCCCATTGCTGGCGTTGCTGGTCGCGCGTGCCTGTGGATATCAGGGTGACAAACACATTGATATTGCAGCGATTGTGGAATTTATCCACACCGCCACCTTGCTGCATGACGACGTGGTGGATGAGTCCGATATGCGCCGTGGCAAGGAAACCGCCAACAATGTGTGGGGCAATCAAGCTGCTGTATTAGTCGGCGACTTCCTCTATTCACGCTCATTTGAAATGATGGTGGACGTGGGCAGTATGCGCGTGATGGAAATTTTATCCACCACCACCAACGTGATTGCCGAAGGCGAAGTGTTGCAATTGCTTAACTGCCACGATCCCGACACCTCCGAAATACGTTACATGGAAGTGATTCATTCCAAAACCGCGAAATTATTTGAAGCCGCGTGTCAGTTGGGCGCAGTCCTGACTGGCTTAAGTGCGGAACACGAACAGGCGATGGCGAAATACGGAATGCACTTAGGCACAGCGTTCCAATTGGTCGATGACGTGTTGGATTACACTGCGGATGCCGAGGAAATGGGCAAAAACGTCGGTGATGATTTAGCCGAAGGCAAGCCCACACTGCCGCTGATTATTGCGATACAACGTAGCGATGCGGCGACGGCTGCCATCCTTCGCAGTGCTATTGAGCAGGGTGGGTTGGATCAAATTGATGCCATTATGCAAGCGATTACCGACACCAAGGCGATTGATTACACGTTGGAACGCGCCAAGGGTGAAACGGAAAGTGCGATTGCGAGCTTACAATGCCTGCCAGATAGCGATTATCGGCAAGCATTGGAATCACTAGCGTGGTTTGCTATTAACCGTAGCCATTGA
- a CDS encoding hybrid sensor histidine kinase/response regulator, whose protein sequence is MKHATPLSWLVSLLLFFLSHAVAADTSTLILTDSQDTVSAAPFMAVLEDPSRQLTLQQVTSAAFDAQFIPHTTQNAPSFGRTRSAYWVRFTLINQSSLKWYALSDALLEDEYDFYLLSEGQEVTAQYAAAVTDYRRPAWSLALPHAMPLQIYVRATNGDSAFRLPVELVTADAMLERSKQSYRLYAAIYGAMLALAAYNLFLFFALREPSYLSLVAHILAMATVTHLSNPVFEGIKFLHDTGSHFFITPLYLASMSACLFTQQLLQTKQHTPRHHRLLSGIILTCLPLIVVTGWIPSGTLIANSMALITTLAMFSTSIAALRKDNRIAHYFFGIFFLVLFFVMPTGLVLTFNVTHWNVQAFYVTAMPIGHLIFLLLLSVVQMEKVRLLRENMQRTAAANQAKSSFLATINHELRTPLNAITSLGTLLRLTTLTPKQAEYVTQLEQTSQHMSRLMGNVLDIAKIESNSLELQQEPFQLSIVMRQVHDLTNNQAQKKGLSLAFIGHDAITETLLGDRLRLTQILTNLLQNALRYTVEGSVTCTVQRHVTTEPRQLRLSFSVRDTGIGIAAEKLSTIFDEFTQAKPTSNLSQDGIGLGLAISSRLVTCLGGTLAVESTVGQGSHFFFTLPFYIAHTEASAAHQPLCQLPQGIRILLVDDEFMNRLLGYELLSSQGGKVEVAADGQSALLYLQQHAFDVVLLDINLPDMSGFDVLQWIRQHSPNANIPVIALTAHTNAEVGQQCLAAGMNGFLHKPSDWQRLCQIILKAVNREDAV, encoded by the coding sequence ATGAAACACGCCACGCCATTGTCTTGGCTAGTGAGTTTACTGCTGTTTTTTCTCAGCCATGCAGTCGCGGCTGATACCTCAACATTAATCCTCACGGATAGCCAGGACACGGTTTCAGCCGCGCCCTTTATGGCAGTATTGGAAGACCCGTCACGGCAATTAACCCTGCAACAGGTTACATCGGCGGCGTTTGACGCACAGTTTATTCCGCACACCACCCAGAATGCTCCAAGCTTTGGTAGAACCCGTTCGGCGTATTGGGTACGTTTTACGTTAATCAACCAATCCAGCCTAAAATGGTACGCCTTATCTGACGCACTACTGGAGGATGAATACGACTTCTACCTGCTATCCGAGGGGCAGGAAGTAACCGCACAGTACGCTGCCGCCGTGACCGACTACCGCCGCCCTGCTTGGTCACTGGCACTCCCCCACGCCATGCCTTTGCAAATCTACGTGCGGGCAACCAATGGCGATTCCGCGTTTCGCTTGCCGGTGGAATTGGTCACAGCGGATGCGATGCTGGAACGCAGCAAACAAAGCTACCGCCTCTACGCTGCTATTTACGGGGCGATGTTGGCGTTGGCGGCTTACAACTTGTTTTTGTTTTTCGCGCTGCGTGAACCTAGCTACTTGTCACTGGTCGCGCATATCCTCGCCATGGCGACGGTTACACACCTTTCCAACCCAGTATTTGAGGGCATTAAATTCCTGCACGACACTGGCTCGCATTTTTTCATCACACCCCTGTACCTTGCCAGCATGTCCGCTTGCCTATTCACCCAACAATTGCTGCAAACCAAACAACACACACCGCGCCATCACCGGCTGTTAAGCGGAATTATCCTCACGTGTTTGCCGCTGATCGTGGTCACTGGCTGGATTCCTAGCGGCACACTTATTGCCAATAGCATGGCGCTTATTACCACGCTGGCAATGTTCAGCACCAGTATCGCCGCCTTGCGTAAAGACAACCGCATTGCCCATTACTTCTTTGGCATTTTTTTCCTCGTGCTGTTTTTTGTCATGCCCACTGGATTAGTACTAACTTTCAATGTGACACACTGGAATGTGCAAGCGTTTTACGTCACGGCGATGCCAATAGGACACCTGATTTTTTTGCTGTTGCTATCCGTTGTCCAAATGGAAAAAGTCAGGTTATTGCGTGAAAACATGCAGCGCACCGCCGCCGCGAATCAAGCCAAAAGCAGTTTTCTGGCAACCATCAACCACGAATTACGCACGCCACTCAACGCCATCACCAGCTTAGGCACGCTGTTACGCCTCACCACGCTCACCCCCAAACAAGCAGAATACGTCACGCAACTGGAGCAAACCTCCCAACACATGTCACGCCTAATGGGCAATGTGTTAGACATCGCCAAAATTGAAAGCAATAGTCTGGAGCTACAGCAAGAACCCTTTCAACTGAGCATTGTCATGCGCCAAGTGCATGATTTAACCAATAATCAGGCGCAGAAAAAAGGCTTGTCGCTGGCATTTATCGGGCATGATGCCATCACGGAAACGTTACTGGGCGACCGCTTACGCTTAACGCAAATCCTGACCAATTTACTGCAAAATGCGCTGCGTTATACCGTCGAAGGCTCGGTCACGTGTACAGTACAACGCCATGTGACAACAGAACCACGGCAATTACGCCTGTCTTTTTCGGTGCGTGATACGGGGATTGGCATTGCTGCTGAAAAATTATCGACGATTTTTGATGAATTTACCCAAGCCAAACCCACCTCCAACCTTTCACAGGACGGTATCGGCTTAGGGCTGGCGATTAGCAGCCGCCTCGTTACCTGTTTGGGCGGAACATTAGCGGTTGAAAGTACTGTGGGTCAAGGCAGCCATTTTTTCTTCACATTGCCGTTTTACATCGCCCATACCGAAGCCTCAGCAGCGCATCAACCCCTGTGCCAACTACCGCAGGGTATTCGCATTTTATTGGTCGATGACGAATTTATGAACCGTTTGCTAGGCTATGAGCTATTAAGCTCACAAGGTGGCAAGGTGGAAGTCGCCGCAGATGGGCAAAGCGCGTTGTTGTACTTGCAACAGCACGCATTTGATGTGGTATTACTCGATATTAACCTGCCCGACATGAGCGGCTTTGACGTGTTGCAATGGATACGCCAACATTCTCCCAACGCTAACATTCCGGTCATCGCCTTAACCGCGCATACGAATGCTGAGGTGGGGCAACAATGCCTTGCGGCGGGGATGAATGGCTTTTTACACAAACCGTCGGACTGGCAACGGTTGTGTCAAATCATCCTCAAGGCGGTTAACCGTGAGGATGCTGTTTAG
- a CDS encoding DUF3501 family protein yields the protein MEKLTRADLMSLEQYSIERTAFRERVIAHKADRKIHIGPNATLYFEDRLTMQYQIQEMLRIEKIFESAGINEELESYNPLIPDGSNWKATFMVEFSDVEERKVQLGRLIGIERHTWVQVAGFDKVYAIANEDLERETEEKTSAVHFTRFELTPIMVASVKEGAAIQMGIEHPNYTHTVTLGEASRASLAADLG from the coding sequence ATGGAAAAGTTGACCCGTGCTGATTTGATGAGCTTGGAACAGTATTCAATCGAGCGCACAGCCTTCCGCGAGAGAGTGATTGCGCACAAAGCCGACCGCAAAATACACATCGGTCCGAATGCGACGCTGTACTTTGAAGACCGCTTAACCATGCAATACCAGATTCAGGAAATGCTGCGGATTGAGAAGATTTTCGAGTCTGCTGGTATTAATGAGGAGCTGGAATCGTATAACCCGTTGATTCCCGATGGCTCGAATTGGAAGGCGACCTTCATGGTCGAGTTTTCCGATGTGGAAGAGCGCAAGGTGCAACTGGGGCGGTTGATCGGGATTGAGCGGCATACCTGGGTGCAGGTGGCGGGTTTCGACAAGGTTTACGCGATTGCCAATGAGGATTTGGAGCGCGAAACCGAGGAGAAAACTTCAGCAGTGCATTTTACGCGCTTTGAGTTGACCCCGATTATGGTGGCTTCGGTGAAGGAAGGTGCGGCGATTCAGATGGGGATTGAGCACCCGAATTACACGCATACCGTGACCTTGGGTGAAGCATCGCGTGCGTCACTCGCAGCAGATTTGGGTTAA
- a CDS encoding (Fe-S)-binding protein: protein MATPIREGSLQAPTRHALDWKNPEFYNEDAVLHEMERVFDLCHGCRRCVSLCNSFPTLFDLVDESSTMEVDGVDKKDYWKVVDHCYLCDLCYMTKCPYIPPHEWNIDFPHLMLRAKAVKFKKGDTKFRDKVLSSTDMVGKLAGIPVVAGVVNKMNQSPAFRKQLDKVLGVHPQAKIPSYHSDKGRDRVARYKNLDESKAIAAGRTTGKVAIFATCYGNYNEPHIVDDLRKVFEINGIPVTLLDKEQCCGMPKLELGDLESVAAAKEANIPAMMKLINEGWDIVGPVPSCVLMFKQELPLMFPDDADVQTVKGRIFDPFEYLMLRHKEGKLNTDFKQSLGKVSYHTSCHLRVQNIGYKTRELLELVPDTKLELLERCSGHDGTYAVKSEFHDISMKICRPLFGKVKQAKPDYYGSDCPMAGHQIENGLDEGMPEPTHPLTMLRIAYGI, encoded by the coding sequence ATGGCAACCCCGATACGCGAAGGCAGCCTGCAAGCCCCCACCCGTCACGCGCTGGACTGGAAAAACCCCGAATTTTATAACGAAGATGCCGTTCTGCACGAAATGGAGCGCGTCTTTGATCTCTGTCACGGTTGCCGCCGTTGCGTCAGCTTGTGCAATTCCTTCCCCACCTTATTCGATTTGGTGGATGAGTCTTCCACGATGGAAGTGGATGGCGTTGATAAAAAAGATTATTGGAAGGTCGTGGATCATTGCTATCTGTGCGACCTGTGTTACATGACCAAATGCCCCTACATTCCGCCGCACGAGTGGAATATTGACTTCCCGCACCTAATGCTACGTGCCAAAGCGGTGAAGTTTAAGAAGGGTGACACCAAATTCCGCGATAAAGTGCTGAGTTCCACCGATATGGTCGGCAAGCTAGCAGGTATTCCGGTGGTCGCGGGTGTGGTCAATAAAATGAATCAAAGCCCTGCATTCCGTAAACAACTCGACAAAGTGTTGGGTGTGCATCCGCAGGCAAAAATCCCGTCTTATCACAGCGACAAAGGTCGTGATCGTGTAGCACGTTACAAAAATTTAGATGAATCCAAGGCGATTGCGGCAGGGCGCACCACGGGCAAAGTAGCGATTTTTGCCACCTGCTACGGCAATTATAATGAGCCGCATATCGTCGATGATTTGCGTAAGGTGTTTGAAATCAACGGTATTCCAGTAACGTTGCTGGATAAAGAGCAGTGTTGCGGGATGCCCAAACTAGAACTCGGTGATTTGGAATCCGTTGCAGCGGCGAAAGAAGCCAATATTCCGGCGATGATGAAACTCATCAATGAAGGCTGGGATATTGTCGGCCCCGTGCCGTCGTGCGTGCTGATGTTCAAGCAGGAATTGCCGCTGATGTTCCCCGATGATGCTGATGTGCAAACGGTGAAAGGGCGCATTTTCGACCCGTTCGAGTACCTGATGCTGCGTCACAAGGAAGGCAAATTGAATACCGATTTCAAGCAATCCTTGGGCAAGGTCAGCTACCACACGTCGTGCCATTTGCGCGTGCAGAATATCGGTTACAAGACACGCGAATTACTGGAATTAGTGCCGGATACCAAGCTGGAATTGCTGGAACGTTGCTCCGGGCATGACGGCACGTATGCGGTGAAAAGCGAATTCCATGATATTTCGATGAAAATTTGCCGCCCGTTGTTTGGCAAAGTAAAACAAGCCAAGCCGGATTATTACGGCAGTGATTGCCCGATGGCAGGGCATCAAATCGAGAATGGGTTGGATGAGGGTATGCCCGAACCGACCCATCCGCTGACCATGTTACGCATTGCTTACGGCATTTAA
- a CDS encoding rubrerythrin family protein, protein MELKGSKTEQHLKDAFAGESQANRRYLYFAAKADVEGYNDVATVFRSTAEGETGHAHGHLEYLEASGDPATGLPIGPTAANLKASIAGETHEYTDMYPGMAKDARAEGFDEIADWFETLAKAERSHANRFQKALDNLDA, encoded by the coding sequence ATGGAACTGAAGGGAAGTAAGACAGAACAGCATCTGAAGGATGCCTTCGCTGGTGAATCACAAGCCAATCGCCGTTACCTCTATTTCGCAGCCAAAGCCGACGTAGAAGGCTACAATGACGTTGCCACCGTATTCCGCTCCACTGCGGAAGGTGAAACCGGTCACGCACACGGTCACTTGGAATACTTGGAAGCCTCTGGCGACCCAGCAACTGGTCTGCCAATCGGTCCGACTGCTGCCAACCTGAAAGCCTCTATCGCGGGCGAAACCCACGAGTACACTGACATGTACCCTGGTATGGCGAAAGACGCGCGCGCTGAAGGTTTCGACGAAATCGCTGACTGGTTCGAGACACTGGCAAAAGCGGAGCGTTCACACGCCAACCGTTTCCAGAAAGCACTGGATAATCTGGACGCTTAA